Proteins co-encoded in one Arachis hypogaea cultivar Tifrunner chromosome 13, arahy.Tifrunner.gnm2.J5K5, whole genome shotgun sequence genomic window:
- the LOC112792049 gene encoding putative clathrin assembly protein At1g03050, with the protein MQRRFRQVCSALKEQSHVRYAKIASAGGYSNMNTMMIKATTPDDVPIQDKYIEYFLTLFSLSPSSCHSFAITFTRRFGTTRSWRVALKCLILLHRLLRSVPGNSPLSEQLLWIRSNGLISLHPCHFRDTCSSSSHSYTNFIRSYAHLLDVMLDSTDFEDQQQEQVLELLPQLQSVIDRAMDCFPVGLAAQSFMVQSAMKLIIRDSFVCYTRFRKEMAAVLDNLLQVPYRSCIAAFNIYKKASVQSNQLYEFHEWCRAKGLCGSYEYPLVDPIPHIQIKALETFLSGMWELTEDEEEEKPLIDVEDDQVSWETLLETSVTFPHQNDMMSSFFFSSGHGHEDEQAAASSYNPFYQPNEHCGSFPRNPSYPWGL; encoded by the coding sequence ATGCAAAGGAGGTTCCGGCAAGTTTGCAGTGCTCTGAAAGAGCAGAGTCACGTGAGATATGCAAAGATAGCATCAGCGGGTGGATACTCAAACATGAATACGATGATGATTAAGGCAACAACACCCGACGATGTTCCAATTCAAGACAAATACATTGAATACTTTTTGACACTCTTTTCGCTTTCTCCCTCTTCATGCCACTCCTTTGCAATCACATTCACTCGCCGATTCGGAACCACTCGCAGCTGGAGGGTCGCCCTCAAATGCCTCATTCTTCTCCACCGTTTGCTTCGCTCTGTTCCCGGAAACAGCCCTCTTTCCGAGCAACTGCTCTGGATTCGTTCCAATGGCTTGATCTCTCTCCACCCTTGCCATTTCAGGGACACTTGTTCTTCCTCTTCCCATTCCTACACCAACTTCATCAGATCCTATGCTCATCTTCTTGATGTCATGCTGGATTCCACAGACTTTGAAGaccaacaacaagaacaagtgcTTGAACTGTTGCCGCAACTGCAGAGCGTGATTGATAGGGCCATGGATTGTTTCCCAGTGGGACTAGCAGCACAGAGTTTCATGGTGCAATCGGCAATGAAGCTCATAATCCGCGACAGTTTCGTTTGCTACACCAGATTCAGGAAAGAGATGGCGGCGGTTTTGGACAATCTGCTTCAGGTGCCATATAGAAGCTGCATAGCGGCTTTCAACATATACAAGAAAGCATCAGTGCAATCAAATCAGCTCTATGAGTTCCATGAATGGTGTAGGGCTAAAGGGTTATGTGGTTCCTATGAGTACCCTTTGGTGGATCCAATACCACACATACAAATCAAAGCTCTTGAAACTTTTCTCAGCGGTATGTGGGAGTTAACTGAGGACGAAGAGGAGGAGAAGCCACTGATTGATGTTGAAGATGATCAAGTTAGTTGGGAGACACTGTTGGAAACCTCTGTTACTTTTCCTCATCAGAATGACATGATGAGCAGTTTCTTCTTCAGCTCTGGACATGGACATGAAGATGAACAGGCTGCTGCTAGTTCTTATAATCCTTTCTATCAGCCAAACGAACATTGTGGGAGTTTCCCTCGTAACCCTTCGTACCCTTGGGGTCTATGA